One Trichoplusia ni isolate ovarian cell line Hi5 chromosome 6, tn1, whole genome shotgun sequence DNA segment encodes these proteins:
- the LOC113494703 gene encoding small subunit processome component 20 homolog — MKSKPVKHKTTNTFRFIPFAERINAIDIRHAALYNIEHAYAQQPQENETHFFVALQKWHVLNLTENFKKFRKEVFGIITLPQLVHKKEEVLDILEKYLKLEDQLCLQPLLEILVSVAKDLREDFYPHFPKFLDILIKLLSTKDAERLEWTLVCLAFLFKVLKPYLKKDIAGVLKRIIPLLSETQPQYINNFAAESFAFVARDIRDKKKFVGLILNYLQSNDDAITGCGHLLFEILRGVSGKFHSCIETFLPILLQHLKDHKEHQEIMFKVLTQTIEDSLQTISYKEYGVFWTSIIKFTEEILKEDDQESKGLEYILRLAGQVIEHQQGKYLINPPQFVLLLIKVICEQSSETVLEVCSQIGAVLLLSPNVSLSQEHAGIIVKVLLPLPFPNILINFVQNVVDYSQFDMHILPPFINFVIQSNFDKEAMGTLSKICLKKSPLSMNGIKLFEWVKYPIDFGKHLLSFVDHLNRVMAEDLEKHIENPIQLTNLLFCLPHVERNDIDSCIKLLGGLISKLLNILASYNLENQSNENKFHCDTTALSRCARKVLFILAVAMESAIHLSSCKKLKEICDIDTLLPVIVPCASDPNYLCALHVLDLYLTAYEHENGLTYPYLSLVHSYLKSNVSSPFHVVRLITTHIYKLFENVEELNKTVEVGGTVEKFSVFSRCYAVESISPSIQEYRSQLNMLQKMTFNTTQYALAKETDFHLFALNYMLGVLYVNFKLLWEPVTEFIAGYGNALNVDDFWPTFHTALESSFTNAKKNLKQFHFDEEIETNFEDLRSLYSEYNSISERPDLYNYRNLILKVMLNCIQVCEARNRDVVVLFLNFIEEEYRRNDSMNALKIDMEIRDKMEVEEEKPEENSESIEEIIEEIDAKETVSGKIVFKTLINIMQVLSQFKNPRALHKEPVFWELYMEFLKHKNPGLQKYALDCVINYKNKSVTPYKNNLCNLVDDKKFKDELTLFKITEDAKSIQPEDREHVVPLILRILYGKMTSKLVADKKGGGQNRRSLVMRYLAGCNENELKMFIEMAFSHYKPYLSMKPREIYDSISSNLDLKSVTSPGKLHSILNLFEVVREYFSGYMKEELLSQFLSIYYAICSTVAAVLLQGDKVHVGYVKIMKNLRTLALGTTRKLFEQFTKYPWNQDELYVMFETLIWPLIPKLHIEGIHSPTALLRLLNAWCQNPRYYILLVTTSEKDSYSSLPAVFKLLLAPKTSPGVVNMILDMIEKLITLTEDEEDKEIPRIESFNTLPVEGPEHVANINYGSKILIPHIPSILEVMKRRMANSAKSNTVNKRDLLILSRITELVASPELCDELLTLLLPILVKKVCMNMAEENMEHAVNTIINLLGHSTNPQVYIKNLAVLFNKVGPVDVRKLLIKLLASIAESSPKNKEILARMANIVAEMNAFNKRWIEQPDFDRRIDAYKQIYQLLDKNEIDVDLAILIVNNCFYFIRTEKDIGLRDSAGLCLHRILPKLLMKYWSANDGQFLVRDTVLSLISTGIRDSKNEILRNESINLLGELARECPNADVVISDLAHFVNKEDREVDFFDNMCHLQMHRRVRAMLKFCKVAKKMTKCPTPRTLTNFILPMASMYICDDKYTDKNTLIDACIEVVTTCCRLLPWYHYEVILKLYLYKMRHSTEHQKQLTRILVGIIDAFHFDFSKVKNIEIPKALITNVHKFQQINKDTENKENVDNSNINAEDDTENESEVKDLNVDEESELKAADDEEAGEEPSKEVPNIPAFERITQVSPSVAKRIIKSLTAGLLPQLNRAIGKMTEHEESHKVNRRKTGFDRQEEDMIRVPIALALVKLLQRLPGDLLKHQLPGIIIKLCSFLKSPLKQVRITARDIVKKIMLTVGTAYLGVLLEHLTLLLTRGFQVHVLVATIHTVLDALKSDFKPGELNDNLHYILDVCANDLFGALSEEKEVDKLHYKTPEAKPSKKSYVTLMIVSQNITEQCLINLILPFKEVLQKHHSKKIVLKVQEAFMHITSGLVTNKFIDIESLFIFLHGVASESIPEFVLGAPKRQITEVQREKMLRAKPDCFLIPETPKRNKESQARHVKTSGKANSHVLVEFSLNILYVILKREKVPRMDCRAFVDPLVPLLVDALKSDHVKVTTVAMKCIATLWTIRVSTPTLEEMVQDIVKTIFLTLHKYATFEISKQNDNYHLVRTAFKAVTVLIRNVKYYKLEADQLKTLLLYAEEDCQNDDKQANSFSLLKAILEARLVSAELHEVMEKVSKICILSESAKSRDEARLIFANYLTHYSPGKRLEKYIDFFVSQLNYELQHGRESCLKFLEMIINKLAVAQLSKQAGHLLVSLGAAMQADSAPDCRAAAAACIEAMLLKFPQAERNKLFDLVLTFFKDNQPVHFELAAQLTTRFVNVEQDNFKNRLDTILSLVSGKILLLSNDITEGRFVKIKLDQSDEKTDEDKQKEKDHSLIQILNLIERITVHCAPSLKNKKFEQEYDEIAMQCKALLAYPHSWVRLKSAKILGQLLTVVDVEELEAIVQKSVESERGFIYEDTEEVLRSLVLDLCAQYTTSAAKEIVEQVTEVLFLILKLVHSMPSFKLGKKIQMEGEDAEGGSKLNIRWILYKLRRAINGEVARAPTSMTIRTSIFTMWTHVISSLEGDDVNKIVDVILPPIVRELSTGDAATPATPAKQLATRLGKKLRRKIGDIHYSKLVADAQTKLNIKRAERKKLLLQEKVHNPEKAAKRKLQLKEKKKQAKKVKMEMVTGKRPRPKKRKAEDIDFEDQLLNDD; from the exons ATGAAGAGTAAACCAGTCAAGCACAAGACAACAAATACCTTTCGG TTTATACCATTTGCTGAACGTATCAATGCTATTGATATTCGTCATGCAGCCCTATATAATATCGAGCATGCATATGCGCAACAACCTCAAGAAAATGAAACACATTTCTTTGTGGCACTACAGAAATGGCATGTGCTTAACTTGactgaaaactttaaaaagtttagaAAAGAAGTGTTTGGGATCATAACTTTGCCACAGCTTGTTCATAAAAAAGAAGAAGTTTTAGATatactagaaaaatatttgaaattagaagACCAGCTGTGTCTACAGCCATTACTtga aattctGGTTTCAGTTGCCAAGGATTTAAGAGAAGATTTTTACCCACACTTTCCAAAGTTTTTAGACATACTTATAAAGTTGCTAAGCACAAAGGATGCTGAAAGACTAGAATGGACATTAGTCTGTTTAGCATTTCTATTCAAAGTTCTCAAGCCATACTTGAAGAAAGATATAGCGGGTGTTTTAAAAAGGATAATACCTTTACTAAGTGAAACACAGCCACAGTATATAAACAACTTTGCTGCAGAAAGCTTTGCATTTGTTGCCAGAGACataagagataaaaaaaagtttgttggGCTTATTCTCAACTATCTACAGAGTAATGATGAT GCTATTACAGGTTGCGGTCATTTACTATTTGAAATACTCCGTGGTGTCAGTGGCAAATTCCACAGCTGCATAGAGACATTCCTACCTATCCTACTTCAGCACCTCAAAGACCACAAAGAGCATCAAGAAATAATGTTCAAAGTATTGACACAAACTATAGAGGACAGCTTACAAACCATTTCCTATAAAGAATATGGAGTCTTCTGGACAAGCATAATCAAGTTCACCGAGGAAATATTGAAAGAGGATGATCAAGAGAGCAAAGGTTTGGAGTACATTCTGAGGCTTGCTGGTCAAGTTATAGAGCACCaacaaggaaaatatttaataaacccTCCACAGTTTGTACTGCTcctaataaaagttatttgtgaACAGTCATCAGAGACTGTTCTAGAAGTCTGCTCCCAGATTGGGGCTGTCCTACTCCTGTCACCAAACGTCTCTCTGTCCCAGGAACACGCTGGAATCATTGTCAAAGTGCTCCTACCCCTACCATTTCCAAATATACTAATCAACTTTGTCCAGAATGTTGTTGACTATTCACAATTCGACATGCACATATTACCACCTTTCATCAATTTCGTTATACAATCGAATTTTGATAAAGAAGCGATGGGAACACTATCTAAGATTTGTCTTAAGAAATCACCTTTATCTATGAATGGTATAAAGTTGTTTGAATGGGTGAAATATCCTATAGATTTTGGTAAACACCTTCTGAGTTTCGTGGACCACTTGAATAGAGTGATGGCCGAAGATTTAGAGAAACATATAGAAAATCCTATTCAACTCACTAACCTTCTGTTTTGTTTGCCTCATGTTGAGAGAAATGACATTGACTCCTGTATAAAGTTGTTGGGTGGTCTTATATCTAAGTTGTTGAATATTTTGGCGAGTTACAATCTGGAGAATCAGTCCAATGAGAATAAATTCCACTGTGACACGACGGCGTTGTCACGGTGTGCTAGAAAAGTTCTGTTCATATTGGCTGTGGCCATGGAAAGCGCTATTCACTTGTCGAGCTGTAAGAAACTCAAGGAGATATGTGATATAGACACACTGCTGCCGGTGATCGTTCCTTGTGCCTCCGACCCGAACTACCTCTGTGCGTTACATGTCCTCGATTTGTATTTAACAGCTTATGAACATGAGAATGGACTCACTTATCCTTACTTATCACTGGTTCATTCGTACTTGAAGAGTAATGTGTCTTCGCCTTTTCATGTG GTCCGGTTGATAACAACACACATTTACAAGTTATTTGAGAATGTAGAAGAGTTAAATAAAACTGTGGAAGTAGGAGGCACTGTGGAGAAATTCTCAGTTTTTAGTAGATGTTACGCGGTAGAGTCAATATCGCCGTCCATCCAGGAATATAGATCTCAGTTGAACATGTTACAGAAAATGACCTTCAATACAACACAGTATGCCTTAGCTAAAGAAACTGACTTCCACCTCTTTGCGTTAAACTACATGTTAGGAGTGTTATATGTCAATTTCAAGTTGCTCTGGGAACCTGTAACAGAGTTCATAGCTGGCTACGGAAACGCCCTAAATGTTGACGACTTCTGGCCAACATTTCATACAGCCCTCGAATCCTCATTCACGAACgcaaagaaaaatctaaaacagTTCCATTTTGATGAGGAAATCGAAACGAATTTCGAAGATCTAAGAAGTCTGTACTCAGAGTATAACAGTATATCTGAAAGACCAGATTTATACAACTATaggaatttgattttaaaagtcATGTTGAATTGCATTCAAGTTTGCGAAGCTAGGAATAGAGATGTGGTCGTTTTATTCTTGAATTTCATTGAGGAAGAATACAGAAGAAATGACAGTATGAATGCGTTGAAAATTGATATGGAAATACGTGATAAAATGGAAGTTGAAGAGGAGAAGCCCGAAGAAAATTCTGAGAGTATTGAGGAAATTATTGAAGAGATAGACGCGAAGGAAACAGTATCTggcaaaatagttttcaaaactCTCATCAATATTATGCAAGTCTTATCTCAGTTCAAGAATCCAAGAGCTTTACATAAAGAACCCGTCTTTTGGGAACTGTATATGGAGTTTTTGAAACACAAAAACCCCGGCTTGCAGAAGTACGCTCTAGATTGCGTGATAAACTATAAGAACAAAAGCGTAACGCCTTACAAGAACAATTTATGTAACTTAGTAGATGACAAAAAGTTCAAGGATGAATtgactttgtttaaaataactgaAGATGCAAAGAGCATACAACCGGAGGATAGAGAACATGTGGTTCCGTTGATACTAAGAATCCTGTATGGGAAAATGACCTCTAAACTCGTAGCAGACAAGAAAGGAGGCGGTCAGAACCGAAGATCGCTAGTCATGCGATATCTAGCCGGCTGTAACGAGAACGAACTGAAAATGTTCATTGAAATGGCATTCTCTCACTACAAACCATACTTGTCAATGAAACCGCGTGAAATATATGATAGTATTTCATCCAATTTAGATTTGAAATCTGTGACTAGCCCTGGCAAGTTGCACAGCATTCTTAACTTATTTGAAGTGGTCCGCGAATATTTTAGTGGTTATATGAAAGAGGAACTTCTGTCACAATTTTTAAGCATATATTATGCAATTTGTTCGACTGTCGCAGCTGTCTTATTACAAGGGGATAAGGTTCACGTTGGTTACGTGAAGATAATGAAAAATCTTCGAACTCTTGCTTTAGGAACGACAAGGAAACTTTTTGAACAGTTTACTAAATACCCTTGGAACCAAGATGAATTATACGTAATGTTTGAGACTCTCATTTGGCCTTTGATTCCTAAATTACATATTGAAGGTATTCACAGCCCTACCGCTCTCCTTAGGTTGTTAAACGCCTGGTGCCAGAACCCACgctattatattttactagtgACTACTTCAGAAAAAGATTCGTACAGTTCACTACCAGCGGTATTCAAACTTTTGCTCGCCCCAAAGACAAGTCCTGGAGTTGTCAATATGATATTGGACATGATAGAAAAACTTATAACGCTAACTGAGGATGAAGAAGATAAAGAAATACCTCGGATTGAATCATTTAACACTTTACCAGTCGAGGGCCCCGAGCACGTAGCAAATATCAATTACGGAAGCAAAATCCTCATACCACACATACCGAGCATTTTAGAAGTTATGAAGAGACGAATGGCTAATTCAGCTAAATCGAACACAGTGAACAAAAGGGATTTATTAATACTGTCAAGAATCACAGAACTAGTGGCGTCGCCTGAACTATGTGACGAGCTATTGACCTTACTTCTACCGATCTTAGTCAAGAAAGTGTGCATGAATATGGCAGAAGAAAATATGGAGCATGCCGTTAATACTATTATCAATTTACTAGGACACAGCACAAATCCACAAGTTTATATCAAGAATTTAGCTGTATTGTTCAATAAAGTAGGTCCCGTGGATGTAAGGAAGTTACTTATTAAGTTACTGGCCTCCATCGCTGAGAGCAGTcctaaaaacaaagaaattctAGCTAGAATGGCCAACATTGTCGCAGAAATGAATGCCTTCAACAAGAGATGGATTGAACAGCCTGATTTCGATCGAAGAATAGACGCTTACAAGCAAATATACCAGTTacttgataaaaatgaaatagacGTGGACCTTGCAATACTCATTGTTAacaattgcttttattttatacggACTGAAAAGGATATCGGTTTGCGAGACAGTGCGGGTCTCTGTTTACACCGGATTCTACCAAAACTCCTAATGAAGTACTGGTCAGCAAATGATGGTCAATTCTTAGTTAGAGACACAGTATTATCACTTATATCCACTGGTATAAGGGATTCAAAGAATGAAATATTGAGAAACGAGTCCATAAACTTACTCGGAGAGTTGGCTCGAGAATGTCCCAATGCTGATGTTGTGATATCAGATCTAGCacattttgttaataaagaGGATAGAGAAGTTGATTTCTTTGACAACATGTGCCATCTTCAAATGCACAGACGTGTGAGAGCAATGTTAAAGTTCTGCAAAGTGGCGAAAAAGATGACGAAATGTCCCACACCAAGGACTCTAACGAATTTCATATTACCAATGGCATCTATGTACATTTGTGACGATAAATATacagataaaaatactttaatcgaTGCCTGTATAGAAGTTGTTACTACTTGCTGTAGACTGCTGCCTTGGTACCACTACGAAGTCATACTAAAATTATACTTGTATAAAATGCGACATTCAACAGAACATCAGAAACAACTAACTCGTATCTTAGTGGGAATAATAGATGCATTCCATTTCGATTTCTCCaaagttaaaaacattgaaatacCTAAAGCATTAATTACTAATGTGCATAAATTTCAACAAATCAATAAAGATACGGAAAATAAAGAGAATGTAGATAATAGTAACATAAATGCTGAAGATGATACAGAAAATGAATCTGAAGTAAAAGATTTGAATGTCGATGAAGAAAGTGAATTAAAAGCTGCGGATGACGAAGAAGCGGGCGAAGAACCGAGCAAAGAGGTTCCTAATATACCGGCTTTTGAAAGGATTACACAAGTATCGCCATCTGTGGCTAAGAGAATCATTAAGTCTTTGACGGCTGGGTTGTTGCCGCAACTGAATCG TGCTATAGGCAAAATGACTGAACACGAGGAATCTCACAAGGTGAATCGACGTAAGACTGGCTTCGATCGTCAAGAGGAAGACATGATAAGAGTGCCCATAGCTCTAGCACTTGTTAAATTACTGCAAAGACTGCCTGGAGACCTTCTCAAACATCAGCTGCCTGG TATTATCATTAAGCTGTGTTCATTTTTAAAGTCACCGTTAAAACAAGTAAGGATTACTGCCCGAGATATCGTTAAGAAAATTATGCTGACTGTTGGTACTGCCTACCTAGGAGTCTTACTTGAACATCTTACTTTGCTGCTAACCAGAGGCTTCCAGGTCCATGTGTTAGTGGCCACAATACACACAGTTCTCGACGCTCTCAAGTCTGACTTTAAACCAGGGGAGTTAAACGATAATCTTCATTATATTCTTGACGTTTGTGCCAACGATCTTTTTGGAGCCCTTTCTGAGGAAAAAGAAGTTGACAAACTGCACTACAAGACTCCGGAAGCGAAGCCCAGTAAGAAAAGCTACGTAACACTCATGATAGTGTCCCAAAATATAACGGAACAGTGCCTTATCAATCTAATTCTGCCTTTCAAAGAAGTTTTGCAAAAGCACCACTCgaagaaaattgtattgaaagTTCAGGAAGCCTTCATGCATATTACAAGCGGACTAGttacaaacaagtttattgaCATAGAATCTCTGTTTATATTCTTACACGGAGTCGCTTCCGAGAGTATACCGGAATTCGTATTGGGGGCTCCAAAGAGGCAAATAACAGAAGTCCAACGGGAGAAAATGCTAAGAGCGAAACCAGATTGCTTTTTGATTCCTGAAACGCCGAAGCGTAATAAAGAATCTCAGGCGCGGCACGTCAAGACATCTGGTAAAGCGAACTCACACGTTTTGGTAGAATTCAGTTTAAACATCTTATACGTCatattaaaaagagaaaaagtaCCAAGAATGGATTGTCGTGCATTTGTCGATCCACTCGTGCCTTTGTTGGTCGATGCTTTAAAGAGCGATCACGTAAAAGTCACGACCGTCGCAATGAAGTGTATAGCAACGCTATGGACTATAAGGGTCAGCACGCCAACGCTTGAGGAAATGGTGCAAGATATTGTAAAGACCATTTTCCTAACATTACATAAGTACGCGACTTTTGAAATCAGTAAACAGAATGATAACTATCATTTAGTCAGGACTGCTTTTAAG GCAGTAACAGTTCTCATTCGTAACGTAAAATACTACAAGTTAGAAGCGGACCAGCTGAAGACTCTTCTATTATATGCTGAAGAGGATTGTCAGAATGACGACAAGCAAGCGAACTCCTTCTCTCTGCTGAAGGCGATACTCGAAGCTCGGCTCGTGTCCGCAGAGTTACATGAAGTTATGGAGAAAGTCTCCAAGATATGTATACTTAGTGAGTCTGCTAAGTCTAG AGACGAAGCTCGCTTGATATTCGCCAACTATCTGACGCACTACTCACCAGGCAAGAGACTAGAGAAGTACATTGACTTCTTTGTGTCACAACTCAACTATGAGTTACAACACGGACGGGAATCCTGCCTGAAATTCCTCGAGATGATCATCAATAAACTAGCAGTA GCGCAGCTGTCGAAGCAGGCGGGCCACCTGCTGGTGTCGCTGGGCGCGGCCATGCAGGCCGACAGCGCGCCGGACTgccgcgcggccgccgccgcctgcATCGAGGCCATGCTGCTCAAGTTCCCACAAGCTGAGAGGAATAAACTCTTCGACCTAGTGCTCACCTTCTTCAAAGATAATCAG cCTGTACATTTTGAACTAGCCGCTCAGTTGACCACACGCTTCGTCAACGTTGAACAAGACAACTTCAAGAATCGACTGGACACAATTCTATCTCTAGTCAGCGGCAAAATTTTATTACTGAGCAATGACATCACGGAAGGCAGATTCGTCAAAATAAAACTCGACCAATCGGACGAAAAGACTGACGAAGACAAACAAAAAGAGAAAGACCACagtttaatacaaatattgaatCTAATCGAAAGGATCACGGTGCATTGCGCGCCCAGTTTGAAAAATAAGAAGTTTGAGCAAGAGTATGATGAGATAGCGATGCAATGTAAAGCATTGCTTGCTTATCCTCACTCGTGGGTGCGTTTGAAATCTGCTAAGATATTGGGACAGTTGTTGACTGTAGTCGATGTTGAGGAGTTAGAGGCTATTGTGCAGAAGTCTGTGGAGAGTGAACGAGGATTTATATATGAAGATACTGAGGAGGTTCTAAGGAGTTTGGTTTTAGATCTGTGTGCACAGTATACTACTAGTGCTGCTAAGGAGATAGTTGAACAG GTGACAGAAGTGTTATTCTTAATACTGAAGTTGGTTCATTCTATGCCGAGTTTCAAACTGGGCAAGAAGATACAAATGGAGGGAGAAGACGCAGAAGGTGGCAGCAAACTGAATATCCGATGGATTTTGTATAAGTTGAGGAGAGCGATCAACGGGGAAGTAGCTAGGGCACCCACTTCTATGACCATT AGGACATCAATATTCACAATGTGGACACACGTCATCAGTTCCTTAGAGGGTGATGACGTCAATAAAATAGTTGACGTGATTCTCCCGCCAATAGTCCGGGAGCTGTCTACCGGGGACGCGGCCACGCCAGCCACGCCCGCCAAGCAGCTGGCCACCAGGCTCGGGAAGAAACTCAGGAGGAAGATCGGAGATATACATTATAGCAAACTCGTTGCTGACGCACAGACCAAGCTCAATATTAAGAGGGCTGAGAGGAAAAAG TTACTGCTGCAAGAAAAGGTCCATAACCCAGAAAAGGCTGCAAAGAGGAAACTGcagttaaaagaaaagaaaaagcaaGCTAAGAAAGTGAAGATGGAGATGGTAACGGGGAAAAGACCGAGGCCGAAGAAACGGAAAGCTGAAGACATCGACTTTGAAGACCAGTTACTGAATGACGATTGA